A genomic region of Caldicellulosiruptor acetigenus contains the following coding sequences:
- the pstC gene encoding phosphate ABC transporter permease subunit PstC, translating to MPKKKSAIEIILFVAAALSVISVLLITVFIFKEGFAIIKEYGLWNFILGKKWAPLSGKFGIFPMILGSIYVTVGAIIIGVPIGIATAIFLGELVNEKISRLIRPFVELLAGIPSVIYGFYGLVVVVPLIRKYLGGSGFSILASSIILGIMILPTIINISEVSIRSVPREYKEGSLALGATHWQTIKGVILPAAKSGIIASIILGMGRAIGETMAVIMVAGNSPKIPNNILDQVRTLTGNIAIEMGYASGKHAQALFATGIVLFVIIMILNTIANVIARRVGEEK from the coding sequence ATGCCTAAGAAGAAAAGTGCGATAGAAATTATTTTGTTTGTAGCAGCAGCACTCTCAGTAATATCTGTGTTGCTAATAACAGTTTTCATCTTCAAAGAAGGTTTTGCAATCATAAAGGAATATGGACTTTGGAACTTTATCTTAGGTAAAAAGTGGGCGCCTTTGAGTGGCAAGTTTGGAATTTTCCCGATGATTTTGGGTTCTATTTATGTGACAGTGGGAGCAATTATTATAGGTGTACCAATTGGAATTGCAACAGCAATATTTTTGGGTGAACTTGTAAATGAAAAGATATCAAGGCTTATAAGACCATTTGTTGAGCTGTTGGCAGGAATTCCATCTGTGATCTACGGTTTTTATGGTCTTGTTGTGGTGGTTCCTCTAATAAGGAAATATTTAGGAGGCTCTGGTTTTTCTATTTTGGCATCTTCTATAATTTTAGGAATTATGATTTTACCAACAATTATAAACATCTCAGAAGTTTCAATAAGGTCTGTACCAAGAGAATATAAAGAAGGGTCTTTGGCCCTTGGTGCAACTCACTGGCAAACAATAAAAGGAGTTATTTTGCCCGCTGCAAAGTCTGGAATCATTGCTTCAATAATTCTTGGTATGGGAAGGGCAATTGGCGAGACCATGGCTGTTATTATGGTAGCAGGCAACAGTCCAAAAATACCAAATAACATTTTGGACCAGGTAAGAACCTTAACAGGAAATATAGCAATTGAGATGGGGTATGCGTCTGGTAAACATGCTCAGGCGCTTTTTGCAACAGGCATAGTTCTTTTTGTAATTATTATGATTTTAAACACCATTGCAAATGTAATTGCAAGAAGAGTTGGTGAAGAGAAATGA